One genomic window of Punica granatum isolate Tunisia-2019 chromosome 1, ASM765513v2, whole genome shotgun sequence includes the following:
- the LOC116193037 gene encoding 50S ribosomal protein L5, chloroplastic: MACASLLPSAASSFHGQVLAPAAPPSVRLPWGSQRSRGAAVSVRASDGIVLVEKSEAEKVHRLKATYLEKIIPLLKEEFSYTNIHQVPKIEKIVVNCGMGDAAQNAKGLEAAMNDMALITGQRPVKTRARASLATFKIREGQPLGIAVTLRGNIMYSFLDRLINLGFPRTRDFQGVNPNSFDGHGNYSVGIRDQSVFPEIRFDALGKPKGMDVCITTTAKTDQEGQRLLALMGMPFREGGGPAVVQRKKKLKAHHFDSKSKGRSRR, from the exons ATGGCGTGCGCTTCGCTTTTACCGTCCGCCGCGTCGTCGTTTCACGGTCAAGTCCTAGCCCCTGCAGCTCCGCCTTCCGTGCGACTGCCCTGGGGGAGCCAGAGGAGCAGGGGTGCCGCGGTCTCCGTCAGGGCCTCCGACGGGATAGTGCTGGTGGAGAAGTCGGAAGCGGAGAAGGTGCACAGGCTCAAGGCCACTTACCTCGAGAAGATTATCCCCCTGCTGAAAGAAGAGTTCTCCTACACTAACATTCACCAG GTTCCGAAGATTGAAAAGATTGTTGTCAACTGCGGTATGGGAGATGCCGCCCAGAATGCAAAGGGTTTGGAAGCGGCCATGAATGATATGGCGCTCATTACAGGGCAGAGACCCGTGAAGACTCGAGCGAGGGCATCCTTGGCTACTTTCAAGATCAGAGAAGGCCAGCCACTAGGAATCGCAGTCACACTCAGAGGAAAT ATTATGTACTCGTTCCTAGACCGGCTGATCAATTTGGGATTCCCCAGGACAAGGGACTTCCAGGGTGTGAATCCTAACAGCTTTGACGGTCATGGAAACTACAGCGTTGGTATTCGCGATCAGAGCGTCTTCCCTGAGATCAGATTCGATGCTCTTGGGAAGCCTAAAGGTATGGATGTGTGCATCACAACAACAGCCAAGACCGATCAGGAAGGCCAGAGGCTGCTGGCCCTCATGGGCATGCCTTTCAGAGAAGGTGGTGGCCCCGCAGTCGTACAGCgcaagaagaagctgaagGCCCACCATTTCGATTCCAAATCGAAGGGCAGGTCGCGAAGATGA